From Burkholderia sp. WP9, a single genomic window includes:
- a CDS encoding AMP-binding protein has product MSDCKDGWSESLTAYADAREGFRVEDMAAALEGSLEDGINACIECCDRHVAPGRIALEWESEDGRRATYTFEQLREHSARFAGFLTSRGIGAGDVVAGLLPRTPALVITILGTWRAGAVYQPLFTAFGPKAIEHRLRMSGARLVVTDPHNRLKLDEVADAPAAAVVTRLDGNETVRPGDADFHAELARQCKDFEPVMRRGTDLFMMMSTSGTTGLPKCVPVPLRALLAFYVYMRDAVDLRPGDKFWNIADPGWAYGLYYAVTGPLLLGHATTLYDGPFSAESTYRIIKNHEITNLAGAPTAYRLLIAAGEAAAAAVKGTLRAVSSAGEPLNPEVIRWFDEHLAAPIYDHYGQTELGIVVSNHHGLHHTVHPGSTGLPLLGHHVVVLDDEGRELPPNVPGTLALDIARSPLMWFTGYLNQPTPAIEGGYYRTGDTVELEADGHISFVGRNDDVITSSGYRIGPFDVESALIEHPAVVETAVIGKPDPERTEIVKAFVVLRADIEPSDSLADELCQHVKRRLSAHAYPREISFVEQLPKTPSGKIQRFILRNNERAQAAGKTAE; this is encoded by the coding sequence ATGAGTGATTGCAAAGACGGATGGAGCGAAAGCCTGACCGCATACGCTGACGCACGAGAAGGCTTTCGGGTCGAAGACATGGCGGCTGCACTGGAAGGGAGTCTGGAGGACGGAATCAACGCCTGCATTGAATGCTGCGACCGGCACGTCGCGCCTGGGCGCATAGCGTTGGAATGGGAAAGCGAAGATGGCCGCCGTGCGACCTATACGTTTGAGCAACTGCGGGAACACTCAGCCCGGTTCGCCGGCTTCCTGACCTCTCGCGGCATAGGCGCCGGTGACGTGGTCGCGGGGTTGCTGCCTCGCACCCCTGCGTTGGTGATCACGATCCTGGGAACGTGGCGGGCCGGTGCTGTCTATCAACCGCTCTTCACCGCATTCGGGCCCAAGGCCATTGAACATCGATTGCGGATGAGTGGGGCCAGGCTGGTCGTTACCGATCCACACAACCGGCTAAAACTGGATGAAGTCGCCGACGCGCCTGCGGCCGCCGTCGTGACTCGTCTGGACGGCAACGAGACTGTGCGGCCGGGCGACGCCGATTTCCATGCGGAACTGGCGCGCCAGTGCAAAGATTTCGAACCGGTCATGCGGCGCGGCACGGACCTGTTCATGATGATGTCGACCTCGGGCACCACCGGCTTGCCCAAGTGCGTGCCGGTGCCACTGCGGGCGTTGCTCGCGTTCTATGTCTACATGCGCGATGCAGTCGACCTGCGGCCGGGCGACAAATTCTGGAATATTGCCGATCCGGGTTGGGCCTACGGCCTTTACTACGCGGTGACCGGACCATTGCTGTTGGGGCATGCCACCACGCTTTACGACGGTCCTTTTTCCGCTGAAAGCACCTATCGGATCATCAAGAATCACGAAATAACGAATCTTGCCGGCGCACCCACTGCCTACCGTCTGCTCATCGCGGCAGGCGAGGCGGCCGCAGCCGCCGTGAAAGGAACCCTGCGCGCAGTGAGCAGCGCGGGTGAGCCGCTGAACCCGGAAGTGATCCGCTGGTTCGACGAACATCTCGCAGCGCCGATATACGATCATTACGGCCAGACTGAACTGGGCATAGTGGTGAGCAACCATCACGGTCTGCACCATACCGTCCATCCGGGGTCGACCGGCTTGCCGTTGCTCGGTCATCACGTTGTGGTGCTCGACGACGAAGGCCGCGAGCTTCCGCCCAACGTGCCGGGCACTCTTGCGTTGGATATCGCGCGCTCGCCGCTTATGTGGTTTACCGGCTACCTGAATCAGCCGACCCCCGCGATTGAAGGCGGGTACTACCGGACGGGCGATACAGTCGAACTGGAAGCTGATGGACATATCAGCTTCGTTGGACGCAATGACGACGTCATCACGTCGTCTGGCTACCGAATCGGTCCGTTCGATGTCGAGAGCGCGTTGATAGAGCACCCGGCGGTGGTGGAGACAGCGGTGATCGGCAAGCCGGACCCGGAACGCACGGAGATCGTCAAGGCCTTCGTGGTGCTGAGAGCCGACATCGAGCCGTCCGACTCCCTCGCGGACGAATTGTGCCAGCACGTCAAACGACGGCTGTCGGCGCATGCTTATCCGCGTGAGATTTCGTTTGTGGAGCAATTGCCCAAGACACCCAGCGGCAAGATCCAGCGCTTCATTCTCCGCAATAACGAAAGGGCTCAAGCCGCCGGAAAGACCGCGGAGTGA
- a CDS encoding AraC family transcriptional regulator, translating to MKLRTISASFVHEALECARSYGTPTEPLLAAAGLPPSVQEPVSAEHYGALWLAIARAMDDEFFGLGERPMRVGSFTLLCHCVLHAGTLQQALQRALRFLRVVLDDPFGKLVTADGLAQIVLTDCGAARSAFAYRTYWIILHGIACWLVGRRIPLRLVDFRCAEPGRSADYRVFFGAPVRFDQPVSRLTFDTAFLKLPTIRNERALKQFLRGAPANILVRYRYDAGLVADVRGRLQQLSPAAWPNFEEMARQVRLPESTLRHRLQQQGQTYTSIKDEIRRSLAIDWLVHSTRSVSEVASELGFTEPSAFHRAFKKWTSRSPGAYRRDAGRAS from the coding sequence ATGAAACTGCGCACCATCTCAGCGTCGTTTGTCCACGAGGCACTGGAATGCGCACGTAGCTACGGGACGCCCACCGAACCGTTGCTAGCCGCGGCTGGCCTGCCACCTTCGGTGCAGGAGCCCGTGTCAGCCGAACACTACGGTGCCCTCTGGTTAGCCATTGCGCGGGCGATGGACGACGAGTTTTTCGGATTGGGCGAGCGCCCAATGCGGGTCGGCAGCTTCACGCTGCTGTGTCATTGCGTGCTGCACGCCGGCACGCTGCAGCAGGCGCTGCAGCGTGCGTTGCGCTTTCTTCGCGTGGTACTGGACGATCCGTTCGGCAAGCTGGTGACGGCAGATGGTCTTGCGCAAATTGTTCTGACCGATTGCGGTGCGGCACGTTCGGCTTTCGCCTATCGAACCTACTGGATCATTCTGCACGGCATAGCGTGTTGGCTGGTTGGGCGCCGGATCCCGTTACGTCTGGTCGATTTCCGTTGTGCCGAACCGGGTCGTAGCGCTGACTATCGCGTATTTTTCGGCGCACCTGTCCGGTTCGATCAACCAGTGAGTCGCCTCACCTTCGACACGGCTTTTCTTAAACTGCCGACTATCCGGAACGAGCGCGCGTTGAAGCAGTTTCTGCGCGGTGCGCCGGCCAACATCCTCGTGCGGTATCGTTATGACGCGGGTCTTGTCGCCGACGTTCGCGGGCGTCTGCAGCAGCTATCGCCCGCCGCATGGCCAAACTTCGAGGAAATGGCGCGGCAAGTGCGCTTACCGGAATCCACGTTGCGTCACCGCTTGCAGCAGCAGGGGCAAACGTACACCTCGATCAAAGATGAGATCCGCCGGAGTCTCGCGATCGACTGGCTGGTGCATAGCACGCGAAGCGTCAGCGAAGTAGCCAGCGAACTCGGCTTTACCGAGCCAAGCGCGTTCCATCGCGCCTTTAAAAAATGGACGTCCAGAAGTCCGGGGGCGTACAGGCGTGATGCCGGTCGTGCGTCATGA
- a CDS encoding helix-turn-helix domain-containing protein, whose product MKHPAQHDIPVFNLYGEGPDWSTLDLLHCESIPERSSLHDWEIRQHRHADLAQILYVQKGVAQLDIEGERTTIDTPSVQVVPPMCVHGFHFSPEVDGYVVTIAAPLMNWLQQQIDAPRRVLERPGCYSVGNDLPYMNTLCDRLNQEYSLPAPSRDLMLRSLVSALVVWVSRQDQQGEERGEPQDRGQAYVRAFSALIEKHYREHFPISRYAERLGVTPVHLNMVCQRIAGKSALALVHQRLLLEAKRSLTYTALNINQVSDFLGFTEPAYFTRFFKRFTGVTPNAFRKRK is encoded by the coding sequence ATGAAGCATCCGGCGCAGCACGACATCCCCGTCTTCAATTTATACGGCGAAGGGCCTGACTGGAGCACGCTCGATTTGCTGCACTGCGAGTCGATACCCGAGCGAAGCAGTTTGCACGACTGGGAAATCCGGCAGCACCGGCACGCGGACCTCGCGCAAATCCTGTACGTTCAGAAAGGTGTGGCACAGCTCGACATTGAGGGCGAGAGGACAACGATAGACACGCCATCGGTCCAGGTCGTCCCGCCGATGTGCGTGCATGGCTTCCATTTCTCTCCGGAAGTCGACGGATACGTGGTTACTATCGCCGCGCCGCTGATGAACTGGCTTCAGCAGCAGATCGATGCGCCGCGCCGCGTGCTTGAGCGCCCCGGCTGTTATTCGGTCGGCAACGACCTGCCTTACATGAACACGCTATGCGACCGGTTGAATCAGGAATACAGCCTTCCCGCGCCCTCAAGGGACCTGATGCTCCGGTCTCTCGTGAGCGCGCTCGTCGTATGGGTCAGTCGTCAGGATCAACAAGGCGAGGAAAGGGGCGAACCTCAGGATCGTGGCCAAGCCTATGTGAGGGCATTCTCCGCCCTGATCGAAAAACATTACCGCGAACATTTTCCAATCAGCCGCTACGCCGAACGCCTGGGCGTGACGCCGGTGCATCTGAATATGGTATGTCAGCGAATAGCCGGCAAAAGCGCGCTCGCCCTCGTCCATCAGCGATTGCTGCTAGAGGCCAAGCGCAGTCTCACCTACACCGCACTCAATATCAATCAGGTATCCGATTTTTTGGGCTTTACGGAGCCCGCGTATTTCACACGGTTCTTCAAGCGATTCACTGGCGTGACGCCAAACGCTTTTCGCAAGCGAAAATGA
- the pobA gene encoding 4-hydroxybenzoate 3-monooxygenase, with protein MQTKVAIIGAGPSGLLLGQLLHKAGIDNVILERQSGDYVLGRIRAGVLEQGMVDLMREAGVSERMDAEGLVHDGIELVFGGRRDRIDLKQFTGGSSVLVYGQTEVTRDLMAAREASGATTIYEAANVQLHDVKGEAPYVTFEKDGETYRLDCDYVAGCDGFHGVSRKTIPAEVLTHYERVYPFGWLGMLSDTPPVNHELIYAHHERGFVLCSQRSTTRSRYYLQVPLTEKVEDWSDERFWEELKTRLPQDVAEKVVTGPSLEKSIAPLRSYVVEPMQYGKLFLVGDAAHIVPPTGAKGLNLAASDVSTLYRILSRVYRDGRTDLLEKYSPIALRRVWKAERFSWFMTNLLHEFSERDAFDKRMQRTDYDYYTTSDAGLKTIAENYVGLPYEPIE; from the coding sequence ATGCAGACCAAAGTAGCGATTATCGGCGCCGGGCCGTCCGGCCTGCTTTTGGGACAGTTGTTGCACAAGGCGGGCATCGACAACGTCATTCTTGAGCGTCAAAGCGGCGATTACGTGCTCGGCCGAATCCGTGCGGGTGTGCTCGAGCAGGGCATGGTCGACCTGATGCGCGAAGCGGGCGTGAGCGAGCGTATGGACGCGGAAGGGTTGGTTCACGACGGCATCGAACTGGTGTTCGGTGGGCGACGTGACCGGATCGACCTGAAGCAGTTCACTGGCGGCTCGTCGGTGTTGGTGTATGGCCAGACCGAAGTGACGCGCGATTTGATGGCGGCGCGCGAGGCAAGCGGCGCGACCACGATCTACGAAGCGGCTAATGTTCAGTTGCACGACGTGAAAGGCGAAGCGCCTTACGTCACATTCGAAAAGGACGGTGAGACATACCGTCTGGATTGCGATTACGTCGCGGGCTGCGATGGCTTTCATGGCGTTTCGCGCAAGACGATCCCTGCGGAAGTGCTCACGCATTACGAGCGCGTCTATCCGTTTGGCTGGCTCGGCATGCTGTCCGATACCCCGCCTGTCAATCACGAACTGATTTACGCGCATCACGAGCGCGGTTTTGTGCTGTGCAGCCAGCGTTCGACGACTCGCAGCCGTTATTACCTGCAAGTGCCGTTGACCGAGAAAGTCGAAGACTGGTCCGACGAACGTTTCTGGGAAGAGTTGAAAACGCGCCTGCCGCAGGACGTGGCGGAGAAGGTTGTCACCGGCCCGTCGCTTGAGAAGAGTATCGCGCCGCTGCGCAGCTATGTGGTTGAGCCGATGCAGTACGGCAAGCTGTTTCTCGTTGGCGACGCGGCGCATATCGTGCCGCCGACCGGCGCGAAAGGCTTGAATCTCGCCGCAAGCGACGTGAGCACGTTGTATCGGATTTTGAGTCGTGTCTACCGCGACGGCCGTACCGATCTACTGGAAAAGTATTCGCCGATCGCGCTGCGCCGCGTGTGGAAGGCAGAGCGTTTCTCGTGGTTCATGACCAACCTCCTGCACGAGTTTTCAGAGCGCGACGCCTTCGACAAGCGCATGCAGCGTACCGACTACGACTACTACACGACTTCCGACGCAGGGCTCAAGACGATCGCGGAAAACTACGTTGGTTTGCCATATGAACCCATTGAATGA